The following coding sequences are from one Natrarchaeobaculum sulfurireducens window:
- the argH gene encoding argininosuccinate lyase, producing the protein MTEESAHDGESSGGGDGADASGVVRRDRFSGGPARSFLSSLAADERIFAADLEVDRAHVIMLAECEIIEADVAGEILTAIDAVEVDGHDALPDGEDVHEAIETAVIERVGADGGKMHTARSRNDEVAACIRYRLREDVLAAVETTLALRESLLEVADAHDETVMPGYTHLQPAQPTTVAHWALSYAGAVRRDTARLLEAYGRVNQSPLGGAAFAGTPFDIDRERTAELLGFEGVVANSMDASSSRDFLLETVQALSTHATTLSGLAEDLIVFANRGFVSLSDDYSSTSSIMPQKKNPDTLELVRAVAGDAAGSVQGLTTTLKGLPRAYNRDLQRATTYAWETVDAVTEASEVAAGAVATADWNEDTLAAEAGEGFSTATGVADLLAMAGLPFRTAHEVVANAAENGSDYDAIEAATQEVLGDSLETFVDPDEVAAALDPATSVASRDSRGGPAPESVADQLELGRAASEAHRETHAELVTALEDAQAMLREEVNGYV; encoded by the coding sequence ATGACCGAGGAGAGCGCTCACGACGGGGAGTCGTCCGGTGGCGGTGATGGAGCCGACGCGTCGGGTGTCGTGCGGCGAGACCGCTTCAGCGGCGGCCCCGCCCGGAGCTTCCTCTCCTCGCTTGCAGCAGACGAACGGATCTTCGCGGCCGACCTCGAGGTCGACCGCGCACACGTCATCATGCTCGCGGAGTGTGAGATTATCGAGGCCGACGTCGCCGGTGAGATCCTCACGGCGATCGACGCCGTCGAAGTCGACGGCCACGACGCCCTTCCAGACGGCGAAGACGTCCACGAGGCCATCGAAACGGCCGTCATCGAACGTGTCGGTGCGGACGGTGGGAAGATGCACACCGCACGCTCGCGCAACGACGAAGTCGCGGCCTGCATCCGATACCGCCTGCGCGAGGACGTTCTCGCTGCGGTCGAGACGACGCTTGCACTTCGCGAGTCGCTGCTCGAGGTGGCCGACGCACACGACGAAACGGTGATGCCCGGCTACACCCACCTCCAGCCCGCCCAGCCGACGACGGTGGCCCACTGGGCGCTCTCTTATGCGGGAGCCGTCCGTCGAGACACGGCACGGCTGCTCGAGGCATATGGGCGCGTGAACCAGTCGCCACTCGGTGGGGCAGCGTTCGCCGGTACGCCGTTCGATATCGACCGCGAACGGACCGCCGAACTGCTGGGATTCGAGGGCGTCGTTGCAAACTCGATGGACGCCTCTTCGAGCCGCGACTTCCTGCTCGAGACCGTTCAGGCGCTGTCGACGCACGCGACGACGCTGTCGGGGCTGGCCGAGGACTTGATCGTCTTCGCCAACCGCGGCTTCGTTTCCCTCTCGGACGATTACTCCTCGACCTCGTCGATCATGCCCCAGAAGAAAAACCCCGACACGCTCGAACTCGTTCGCGCGGTCGCGGGCGACGCCGCCGGATCGGTCCAGGGGCTGACGACGACGCTCAAAGGACTACCCCGTGCGTACAATCGTGACCTCCAGCGGGCGACGACCTACGCCTGGGAGACCGTCGATGCCGTTACCGAGGCCAGCGAGGTCGCTGCGGGAGCGGTCGCGACGGCCGACTGGAACGAGGACACACTGGCGGCTGAAGCCGGTGAGGGCTTTTCGACGGCGACCGGCGTCGCGGACCTGCTGGCGATGGCCGGGCTACCGTTCCGGACGGCACACGAGGTGGTGGCGAACGCGGCGGAGAACGGATCGGATTACGATGCTATCGAGGCAGCCACCCAGGAGGTTCTGGGCGACTCTCTCGAGACGTTCGTCGATCCCGACGAGGTCGCGGCCGCGCTCGATCCCGCAACGAGCGTTGCGAGTCGCGACTCACGCGGTGGTCCCGCTCCCGAGTCAGTTGCGGACCAGCTCGAGCTCGGACGAGCGGCCTCTGAAGCTCATCGCGAGACGCACGCCGAGTTGGTGACAGCGCTCGAGGACGCACAGGCGATGCTTCGCGAGGAGGTGAACGGCTATGTCTAA